Part of the Arachis hypogaea cultivar Tifrunner chromosome 6, arahy.Tifrunner.gnm2.J5K5, whole genome shotgun sequence genome, AACCACTTCTTATGATGATTATGACGGTACAATAAACGAAGAATGGTACCTTCGTTGAAGCCTCCAAATTCACTAGGTCTTGGGGGAATTCTAAAAGCTCTGGAAGCTTTTTAGAAATCACCTACAATTTCTCAAccatcaaaataattattatctCTATTATTCATTAAGACATAACAATTcactaatataatatatttgcATGGTCCAACAAGAGCCGCAAGCAAGAGTGTTGTATACTGGAAGAACAAATTTGCTGTCGAATATCATAGAACACCAATGAAATAGTGTTCATTTTCTTGAGCATCAAATCAGTTCTGAAGGTTAGTACGCAAAGCAACATGAAATTTCAATAACTCAATAAACATCACCATTATGCTAAACTATACTACTAATAGATATCTTTTTCCTCAGGTTCATGCTTAGTTCTTTACTTTATGGATGAGAATGTGAGGGAAAAAGAGTTAAGTAGCCAGCTTCAATGATTCTCAAATAGTTAATGACCTTCAACTTTGTTGATGCATTCCACCAACCAATTAATGTGGAATAAAACACCAATGAATGTGTTTTACAAAAGGACAAGAAAATCTTACCTATGGTTGTACACGAGACATAAGATTTGCAAGGAACAACAGGTTCCTGTAAGAAATTCAAGGTGAATAAACGTACCTTACAAAGATAATGCATAAGAGTCATCTTGTTGTTCCTGGCACGTGTATCAGTGAGTTTAAGGAGACTATCCAATCGAAATCCAAGTGCAGAACCTGCATTAATCTTATAAATTAACAAGTAAGAAAGCAATCAACACTGTGATGGCACTGTTctcctttaaaattttaataatggaTGAACAAAACTAAGGAAATAGCCAAAAAGTCCAAGTTTGCTTGTTTGGCTTTCAAAAACATATACCATTTTTATTTtcgatattttctatttttagaatTCTGTGAAGTTTTCagtctttttttcttttacagaAACCATTGAGAATGGAAACAAAAAACATTTTCACAAACCAAACAagctagtttttaatttttttcttggttATATTCCCTTTGACACAATTTAGGCTGGTGAAGGCCAAAACTTTAGCTCACCTCTTGCAGTTCCGTGGTTCAAAGCATTGCCAAGAGAAAGAATGGTCTGCATGATTCTTTTCAACTTGACTGAACTCCTGATCTGAGACACACAACAACAGAAGCTGAATAGTGGTGGCTATGGAATTAGActatctatttatctatctatctGTATTTATAAGAGAGCGTGTCATCATGTTAGTGGAATCATATGTACACAATTCTATGACAAAATATTCATAACtcgaatttcataaataatagtaTATTGTAAATCTAATGCTGAGATACTATCaacgaaaaatattttataaaaaggtTTAATTGTGTGTAAATGAATTAGTAAAAGTATTCGAGTTTTATACTGTTGCAAAAATTATGCAAATAATATCATATATAAATGTCTGTAAATTTTATTGCATTAATAGTATATTCAAATTGAAATCATATACTAGACCATTCTGttaaaattatttcaatttagtattttTGCCAAATGTGTGCTTTTTTTAACCTTGCACGGGTAAACATATCATTTTAAGAGACAAGTATACATGAGTAACCTCTTCAGATGCACTGTTCACAATATTCAAGTCTCTCTTGAGTTCTGAAACCTACAAGAATATGATACAGATGCCAAGAATTATAAAAcagaataatttataatatatatatattctggaaaaaaaaaaaagattgcatGATTTTCTTCTAACCTGAGAGTTGAATTGAATCTTAAAAGAGAAAACTCTTAGCTTGTTTTCCACTCTAGGTACTTTCATTAATTCCAAGAAGAACTATCATAAGATTCAAAAGCAAATTAGAGCAAATCAGGAAAAATTGAAaggggaaaaaacaaaaaaaaaaaaaaactatactaaAGAAATGTGGAAAGTATTATCAAGAGACTAGGCTCAAGTTTACTATATAAGAAAGCTTCATCTCTAATGCAAATAAAATCTCAAATTAATTTAATGGGTCTAGTTTACATAATTCACAGcactactttttaattttttttattataccaTCAGTGCTAATAATCTTACCATAAGAAATTCCCTAGTTAAAGATAAGTAAAAGAAAAGAGTAGTTAGAAATAAGTAAAATCCACTTACCTGTTCACACCTTCCTAAGTGCTCCTTATCTCCAGTATAGTTCTGCATATAAAGTATGGCTACAGCTCAGTTAAACCAAGATTGTTGCAAACCAATGTTTTCTTAGCCTATGATATGAAGTTCGAGTCGAAGAAGAGAACAAAGTGTTTGATACCTTGAGCAGCTCCATCTCTTCCTTGGTTGGGCAGAACTTGATGAGGTTTTCAACCTGATCAATATCTAATGCTGATTCATCCAATGCTAGCACAGAGCTCTGAGACATTGGTGTAAATAATGTGAAAAGACAACTTTATAAAACTTATGATTTCAATTTAAACTCAAATGTTCATGACCATACCAATGTGGTACCAAAAGAGATATATTCATAAGTGGACAACTAGGCTTAGGTTAATTCTAAGACAAATATATATTCAGATCATTTGTTTTTATAGTTGAGTCTATGATGGCTATTATTACGGTGACTATACAACTTTCTTAAAAAAGTGTTGCTAAAATTAAgatcatattttttttacattcttgCAACACTTTTTACTtgttattatcaaattaaaaattgttttcaaatattaaaaaagtattactttaattttagcaGTACTTTTTAAGTGTTGCCACCATAATGAATTTCCATAAGTTGATAAGCATTTACTACTTAGGAATTTGAAAAAGTGTCAGAATGAACTTTCCCTAGGATCTATCATTAAATGTAAAATGCTCATAGCATCTTCATGCAAAAAAGATTACGCAAGGAATATCTCACCATTAGATCAGCCAAAGGTATTTTGACTTTTGAAAGCATGATCTCACAGTTATATGCACGCCTGAGTTCAATCTGCATGATAGCATGGATCCTTTATTAAGATCTCAAATTCTATAAAACAAAAGATTGACAATAATTTAACTGAAGAACTCAGGCCTTAATGAAAGGCATGACACAAGATTCAAGAGATAAATGAAAACTCCATAGGCGGAATACAATATATATCTTTAgttataagaaaaattaaaataattgtttgGTGGTCAAAATAATTAAAGTGGAAAAGCAGTAGACAAGTTACTTAGAAGTGACAaacttttaataaattaattttcataattaaaattaaagtcgTAACTTTTATGAGTTTATTTAATGAACATCAGAATGGATAGATAATTATTTCTGGACCTATTGAAACAAGAGAAATGAGAATAAAGTTTTTTGAAGAGGTACTTATGCACACTTTGTATTCGGTAAATAAAAAGGTCGTGCATGTGCTTTTAGTTTTGAAAAGCTAAGGATGTTTTTTAAAGCACATATGTAGATATGTTTCAAAGTTAGCTCGTACTTCTAAAATTAAAGAGTCTAATAtaactttatatattaataaatatctatatttattcttatttcttattatatttatgtctattaaAGTCAATTTAAATGTTAAAAGTAATTTTACCAAACATAATTTTTGTAGTTTATGTTTattgtcatttttattttgatttaccaaacatagcTGTTGCAACTTTTGGGAAGCTCTATTTGAAAACCAAACTTTAAGCTACTTTTGAAAAatcaaagctttaccaaaccaaaccTAAATAACTAGCCAGAACAGTACTGCCAAAAGCAAAAAACATACCAGTTGGACTTTATCCACTTTCTGTCCAGAACGGAGAGTTGATTTTCCTTCATTTGCATCAGAATTTGGAGCAGTTGCAGAGAAAAGAGACTCCAGTTCTGACATGTCAAACTCTGGAGTCCTAGCaccaaaaagattttaaaagaaaaatgataaataaataataatgagaaAATCACATGATCTGAGTCACTCTCTTATAACACCAAAGAGAAGGCTTAACACACGGGTCATACCTTGAAGCTTCATCAAGTTTTTGTGTCTCAGCCCATAAACTTCCTTGCATGACCCTTGTTAACTTTAACCAATGGTAAGGTTTCAGATTGCTCTTTTTAGTACAGATACCTTTGGAATTTGCTCGCAACAGGCCACGTCCTTTCCCAGGCGGCCCAGGGGCTGCAGGCGGTCCAGGAACCCCAGGCGGTCCGGGAACTGGAGGCGGTCCAGGAATTGGAGCCACATTAGCATTAGCTTGTGATGACAAAGAGCCAGATCTTGTCAATCCATTTGGAAGTGGAGGTGGGGGTACAGGTGGAACATTTGCAGATGCAGAAGCTGAGggaggaggtggaggtggagccAGTGATGTAGGAGGACTAGGTGTGGTGACCGAAGGAACAGGAGGAGGAGGTGGGGCAGGGGGATGAGACATTGCAGAAGGAGGAAGTCCAGAcataggaggaggaggaggaggtattGAAGATGATGATGTCTGTCCAGTTGACAGCGGAGGTGGGGGAGGTCGAATAGGCATAGCAGCAGCCTTGTTCATACTCAAGGGGCCATCAGCTGAAGATAATGAGGACTGTCTAATTAAAGATggaggtggaggaggaggaggaggaggaggcagAGGAGACGGACTTTTAAATGAATCTTTGACAATGGAAGATGATGTTTTGGGAAGGGAAGGGGTTGcatgaggaggaggagggggaggGGAAGGATGGAGGTTATGGATATCAGTAGTTTGTATTGATTTTGCAAAAGGCTCACTTTGAGGCGGTGATGAAGGTGTAGATGGAGAACGGGAAGGAGAAACCACAGGAGCATTGAGCCCAAAAGTCTTCTCTATGGTCGCAACAGCATCCACCGAAGGTTTTACTGGTGATGTATGCAAAATATGTTCAGGACTATGCTCTGCCGATTTCGACACCTTTGAGTCCGGGGGAGACATACTACCGGACAGAGGAGATTTCACTGCATGTGTGACTTCTTCTTTCATATCCTTTGGTGCATCATCCTGCAACACAGACATTATTCCAAGAGCTGATGATGAACTCGGAAATCTTGTGATAGCTGAAGGTGAACCTGGTGCTGGAGCTGGTCGAATTGCTTGATGCACCTGTGGAGATATGATTTTAGGAAACTGTAAAGGAACCTGCAATTCATTAGATTCAGTCATTTTTTTACTTGAGGTTGCATCGACAGGTGGCTCAAGTGAGGGACTATGTTGTTTCCTCTGATCTGTAAATGGGAGACTCTTAGTAACGGTTTCTGATAACGTCATTGACTCTTGGGCCTTGATTGAATTTACATCCTGGgatggttcaatcaagggaataGACTGTTCCTCCTGAGCCATAGATGTCGAACTCTTTACATCACTTTTAATTGATGACTTTGATTCTAATGATTTAGTATCCTTCTTCTTTTCCATTGACTTAGCATCAGTAGATGGTTCAATCAACGGAATAGATTGTTTCTCCTGAGCCATAGATGTCGAGCTCTTGGTCTCACTTTTGAGTGACGCCGTCGACACTGATGATTCCGTATCCTTTACCATGGACTCTAATGGTTTAATCTTTTCCATAGAATTAGCATTGATAGATGGTTCAATCAATGGAATAGACTGTTTCTCCTGAGCCGATGTCAATATCTTGGCCTCATTTTTAAGCAATGCCTTCGATTCTAATGATTCAGTATTCTTCATCATTGACTCTAGTGGTTCAATCTTCTTTTCCATTGAATTAGCATCCATACACGGTTCAATTGAGGGAATAGACTGTTTCCCCTGAGCAATTGAAGCAGAAAACTTACTGCCAATGCGTGGTTCAGGTAAAGGACTATCTTGTTTCCTCTGAACTATGGATGTGAGACTCTTGGAATCAATATCTGACAACACCTTTGCTTCCAATTCCCTAACCTCCTCCTTGTTTGAGTTTGCAACCACGGATTTGGTTACATGAGTAGACTGTTTCTCCTGAGCTATACATAGAGGATCCTTGGTATCGTTTTCCGATAATGCGTTTGTTTCTAATGATTCAACCTGTGCAATAGCAGAACTGGAATCTCTTGAGGGAGTGAGATGTGTCCTCGGACCCACTGAAGTGTGAGTCTTAATGTCACTTGCCAGAACAGTGTGTGGTTCTGCCAGTGAATCTATCTTCTTTTGCATAGGAGCATTGATGGATGATTCAATTGATGAAGTAGGAATTGTCCCCTGAACTGCCGAAGTGGGTCTCTTCAAATCACTTTCTGGCATCTTCTGTGGTTCAAGTTTAGATCTTCTATCATTTTCCAACAATGCCGGTGACTTTAATGATTCAGTATCCTTTTTGCTTGATTCCAACAGTGCTGAATTTGCATCAGTTGGCGTGGGAATAGATTGTATGCTTTGAGCCAAAGATATAGGATGCATGGTGTCATTTTCCAACTTTGCATTGGATTTTGCAACCGTAGATGGTCCGGTTAAGGGAGTTGATTGTTTCCCTTGAATCATAGATGTAGGAAACTCGGCGTTATTTTCCATTGATTCCTTTGATTTTACTGACTTCATTTCCTTCCAAGTAGAATCTGAATGTGCTGAGACTCCAATTGTGGGAACAGGTTGGTACCCCTGACCCATATGAGTAGGAGTCTTGATGTTATGTTCTTGCGACGCCATTGATTCAAATGCTTCTACCTTCTTTTCTACAGAAGCATCTCCAGATTTGAGTGAGGACATAGCAAGTTTCCCCTCAAATGTGGAGTCAGGACTCTTCACATCGACTTGTATCTTAGAATCAAATTTAAATCCTCTAGGCGATGAATCCTTTCGCAAATGGCTCATTTTGGGAGAAGCTGCACCATCCAATTTTTCCAAAAAGATATTTGATCCTGTGATTTGTTGTAGCACAGCTGCTACCTCAATATTTGTGTCGAGCCAGTCAACAtggctgaaaatttttttagCCTTAGCAAATGCTTCAATCGGTAGGCCATCCTTCTCCTCAAGATAAGGCAGATCAATTGAAATAACAGAAGATTTTGTTTCCATATCCGAGAAAAGAATCTGCAAAGCAATATACAACATGCTCAGTAaagattttaagttaattttgtcATTAATTGTTACTTAATAAAATAGAAGCAAAGAAAGATATAACTACctctactctaaaatcttttGGGAAGTCATCTTTAGTATCCCATAATATGTCAAGGTCATCACGGTTAAGCATCAAAATATTTGACCTTATGAATCCTGTATTAAAACATCACACGAAACATCATTTTTTCACGATCCAAATCATTTTCTAGAGTAATACACTCAAGAACGACATCCCCTTGAACATGACAATGTATGTCAATCTTAACCAGTTCTGTATCAGCCTGCAACAAAtaccaaacaaaaaataaacaaaataatgtagaataagagtaaaataaaacataatagatCTTTGTTTAAGAACTCTACCTAAACATGATCAAATAAAGAACATGAGGGAAAAATATGCTGCTATTTTAATCTGAGTTCAACAGTGCCAATGGATCATATCCTATTGTgtataaagagaagaagaaacaaaTTTTTAACTGATAGAATTTTATGTTGACTCCAACCAGTTTTATATAAGCAAATCATAAGAATGAGACCCAATCAATAAAAGCaaatatttgttaaaattctGAGAGTTTTTTGTCTTTAAATCGAATGGTGAAACAGCATAAGTGCGTATCAATGCAAAACAATTAGCACACTCTTAGGTATCCCCCTTTAAAGCACTACATGTTTTCTAACATTCTGTTCATATTAAAGATAGTCCATTTCCTCAGATCCAAACAAAGATACCAGATGTAACCGTCATGGGGAATATAAaacattattataaataataaaaggaatgAATATAGTTTAATTTAACTTGAGTTCATAATTTTGGGGTTGGAAAACTGCCTAGTTGtaggaaaataaaaaaggaaatgaTAAGGGAGATTAGGCctatgtatttatatattgtCACCCTGTTTGTATGCAAGTATAAACTATTTCAATATAAGAAGCCCACAGCATCACATATGGTTTAGAATATTATACAGATTCTGGAATAAACATCTCAAtacaaaatgcaagaacaatacAAAGGGAGACAGTTTAATTGTCTTGaatcataattcataaatcaGCATCAATTGTGGGAAAAAAATTGAATAGAGGCAGGTGTCACCTGCTTGTAATGCCGAACAAATTTGCTCCTTTTTGGAGTCGAAAAAAGAACTTTGGGAGTCCGATCAGCTGCCATAAAAGGGTCCTGTCCATATATCCGAAATATAGGACGGCAACCACCCTCTCCATCCATATTAGGAATGATTCTTATAATTACACAGTCCAATGTAACTGCTCTATCTAGAGGAGGCCATTCTGAACCAACATTTCTTCTTGATATATATTGAAGATACCTCAGTTGTGAAGGCAATGGATTCAATGGTGACATCAATTGCAAAAGTTCCCTCGGAGCTTGCTTGTATATCATTTCTAATGTTTTCAGCTCTCCTGTAAATTGCTTTCTATAAATCAAGAAAGCGGCTAGCATAAATGCTAAAACGGGCCATCCACCTCGTTCACAATGCATTAAGACAATATTTTGTAGCCCAAGCTGAAGCCAGTTTTCACATGATCTCAGGAAATGGTGGATCATCTCCATGGTGAGTATTGGGCAACCTTCATACTGTCGAGGATAGTCCATCACAGTCATATCATAATCGTTCAAAATGTAAGAAATCTGGCTTTGATTTTCTCCCTCCCGCATGTTGAACACCATATATGAAGCTTCAGGGAAGTGATCACAAAGTTGCTCAATTGTCCCCCTTATATGCATTTTATGTTCATCTTCATCCATAAGATCAGTCGTAAAGCAATAATCAAAGACTGCATACACagcaaaagaataaaataaataatcacaAAGAGATATATGTGATATATAGATCCTTTTAAGATAATGAAATGAATAAATGACACATTACAACTACAACAACAACCAAGTCATGTCCCATTAGGTGGGGTTGGCAACTATTATGGATCAAAGGATGCTATACTGTACCATTGtacaatagaaaagtaaaatcTATCTTTCTCAAAATGATTTTGGCTATAGCTTTCTAGGTTGCTTTCTACCTCCAGCTATCAAGATATCCTCAATCAGATATGCTCTTCTTATTGGGGTTTCAATAGTTCATAACCAAACCACCTAAGACAAAATTCTGccacttttttttctaaaataggtGCTACTCCCATTCTCATTCTCATTCTCATTCTGATGCATTATTTCCTAAGTTTACCTTAGTTGTCTACTTATCAAGCATATTCACGTATCTGCAATGTTGAACTTATTTATTGTTGGTTTTTCTACTGCCCAAAAGTATATGACAAACAACACATCTCTTATAGCTGTGTAGTAAAATTCTTCCTTATGATcgactaattaaaaaaaaatgcccACATTCTGAGAGACATATCAAAATGCATCTCCTTACCACATTCACCATTCACTAAAAATAATCAAAGGACAATATATTGTAAATTAAGAATACTGATTGCACAAAGAAAATTTATACCTGTCCACATAGGTGGGAAATATCAGCGTTTCATATCAACTACCATTCAATACAGGATAAACAATATCATTGAACAGCTGGAATCACTTCAATGATCGCATATTTGTATAATAAAAATGTAAGAAATTCATGCAATTCCTACTGTTGACTccaaaatcaacaaaataaacTATACATACCACAATATTCCCCCAGCCAAAAATAGCACAAAGATGAAACTCAACAGTATATTGTTTCACTTCCACAAGAGCCAATGAGCCAAAGCAGAGAGAACTTACCATAAACCCTCTCACTGATTTCTAGAAGCCCATCTGGGGGCTTCTTATAGAAGAACTTGCGGAACATTGCCATTGTTGCCTACAAGATCCAAAAGGGTATCTTCTCACCCCTAACTTGTAGGACCACCCCTATAAGTGCCACATATCAAACCACATTGCATCACACACACCCCACCAAATAAAATCAATAGCAATCATTATCGTATTGGTATTGGCATTGTAACAAGTATGTTGTGTGCATTCAGGAACAAACAATAGGGCATGGATTTTGCTGGGTCTTGAAGGAACACTTTCATCAGGGTATTGTCCTTGTCCTCTCACATGCAACTTTATCTCTTATCTGatggaaagagaaagagagaaaacttaGCTTTCAATCAAGAAAGAGAAAGTGGGTATGGGGCAATCTTAATGCAAAGTTGAATCTTATTCATGGGGTATGAAGAAAAGAGTTGGAATAAGAACAGATATGGTAGCTGTGTCGTTGTGGTTAGATTAGAATAAGAATGAAGAACATTTTGGATCCGAGGTTTCTCTCTCTAACGCAATCTCTGTCTGTGTGTGTGTCCGAATCTTAATGTATTTGTTTATGCGAAAAAAGAATAAACAAAGAAATGGTGCGGTGATGATGTTGATGTTTTTGTTCATATTCCGCTTAAGGAAGGTTAAGGACCAAAAAAGGGAAGATAAGATCCGTACTAGGTTCTGGTCCGTGTGGGATTTTTCCCACTTCACATCACATCACACCTACTAACTAACTAAACTAAGgttgcaaaaaataataaaaaaaattaattttaatatacttaaaatgtaaaataattttatacgtatatttaattacgtaatattatacagataaaaataattatcttttatattaattatataaataattatttaaaagaacaAATGTAATTATAcgattgaataaaatattttatattatcagaacattaaaattaaattttaataaaaataacaccaaacattttcaaaagttcaaaccaaattatttttatataaatttaataattaaaaattattaaataataatttatttaaatttattaaattatttaaagattttcaaatataattttatataaaaataattgtatatgaatttttattatttaataatatagacTAATTATTTATTGTATTAGTCACCCAAaaaattattggaattttttttctAGCCATTGTCcttatatttgaattttatttgt contains:
- the LOC112755787 gene encoding LOW QUALITY PROTEIN: formin-like protein 18 (The sequence of the model RefSeq protein was modified relative to this genomic sequence to represent the inferred CDS: deleted 1 base in 1 codon) is translated as MAMFRKFFYKKPPDGLLEISERVYVFDYCFTTDLMDEDEHKMHIRGTIEQLCDHFPEASYMVFNMREGENQSQISYILNDYDMTVMDYPRQYEGCPILTMEMIHHFLRSCENWLQLGLQNIVLMHCERGGWPVLAFMLAAFLIYRKQFTGELKTLEMIYKQAPRELLQLMSPLNPLPSQLRYLQYISRRNVGSEWPPLDRAVTLDCVIIRIIPNMDGEGGCRPIFRIYGQDPFMAADRTPKVLFSTPKRSKFVRHYKQADTELVKIDIHCHVQGDVVLECITLENDLDREKMMFRVMFNTGFIRSNILMLNRDDLDILWDTKDDFPKDFRVEILFSDMETKSSVISIDLPYLEEKDGLPIEAFAKAKKIFSHVDWLDTNIEVAAVLQQITGSNIFLEKLDGAASPKMSHLRKDSSPRGFKFDSKIQVDVKSPDSTFEGKLAMSSLKSGDASVEKKVEAFESMASQEHNIKTPTHMGQGYQPVPTIGVSAHSDSTWKEMKSVKSKESMENNAEFPTSMIQGKQSTPLTGPSTVAKSNAKLENDTMHPISLAQSIQSIPTPTDANSALLESSKKDTESLKSPALLENDRRSKLEPQKMPESDLKRPTSAVQGTIPTSSIESSINAPMQKKIDSLAEPHTVLASDIKTHTSVGPRTHLTPSRDSSSAIAQVESLETNALSENDTKDPLCIAQEKQSTHVTKSVVANSNKEEVRELEAKVLSDIDSKSLTSIVQRKQDSPLPEPRIGSKFSASIAQGKQSIPSIEPCMDANSMEKKIEPLESMMKNTESLESKALLKNEAKILTSAQEKQSIPLIEPSINANSMEKIKPLESMVKDTESSVSTASLKSETKSSTSMAQEKQSIPLIEPSTDAKSMEKKKDTKSLESKSSIKSDVKSSTSMAQEEQSIPLIEPSQDVNSIKAQESMTLSETVTKSLPFTDQRKQHSPSLEPPVDATSSKKMTESNELQVPLQFPKIISPQVHQAIRPAPAPGSPSAITRFPSSSSALGIMSVLQDDAPKDMKEEVTHAVKSPLSGSMSPPDSKVSKSAEHSPEHILHTSPVKPSVDAVATIEKTFGLNAPVVSPSRSPSTPSSPPQSEPFAKSIQTTDIHNLHPSPPPPPPHATPSLPKTSSSIVKDSFKSPSPLPPPPPPPPPPSLIRQSSLSSADGPLSMNKAAAMPIRPPPPPLSTGQTSSSSIPPPPPPMSGLPPSAMSHPPAPPPPPVPSVTTPSPPTSLAPPPPPPSASASANVPPVPPPPLPNGLTRSGSLSSQANANVAPIPGPPPVPGPPGVPGPPAAPGPPGKGRGLLRANSKGICTKKSNLKPYHWLKLTRVMQGSLWAETQKLDEASRTPEFDMSELESLFSATAPNSDANEGKSTLRSGQKVDKVQLIELRRAYNCEIMLSKVKIPLADLMSSVLALDESALDIDQVENLIKFCPTKEEMELLKNYTGDKEHLGRCEQFFLELMKVPRVENKLRVFSFKIQFNSQVSELKRDLNIVNSASEEIRSSVKLKRIMQTILSLGNALNHGTARGSALGFRLDSLLKLTDTRARNNKMTLMHYLCKVISKKLPELLEFPQDLVNLEASTKIQLKYLAEEMQAISKGLEKVVQELTASENDGPVSVNFCQILKEFLSNGEAEVRALAQLYANVGRNADALALYFGEDPARVPFEQVVSTLLNFVRMFVKAHEENCKQMESDKKKAEKEAENEKVKITHKESENVMQPAIKSADIN